One genomic region from Oncorhynchus gorbuscha isolate QuinsamMale2020 ecotype Even-year linkage group LG13, OgorEven_v1.0, whole genome shotgun sequence encodes:
- the kcnj1a.1 gene encoding ATP-sensitive inward rectifier potassium channel 1a.1 codes for MVFGIRKRIQDHLVERRIRRSRLVTKDGHCNIEFGNVKYGNHFAFLVDFWTTFVEFRWRFVLFFFIASFTLSWFIFSLLWFWVARNNGDLTWQNPPSNHIPCMWNVYGLTTAFLFSLETQTTIGYGVRAVTPQCPGAVALIIIQTLIGALIHCFMCGIIVSKISLPKKRAKTISFSEVAVICPKKDFLCLMIRVANLRKTLMIGSQIYGKLLRTTVKPDGETIIMDQVNIEFMMDAGKDNLFFVCPLTLYHVIDKASPFFEMAVDTLRKQEFELVVFLEGTAETTSSACQVRTSFIPQEIMWGYNFLPIISRSKEGKYRVDFSNFSKVASVATAHCAYCFHNIMGHHLPSINVIDNVGFEVIDILE; via the coding sequence ATGGTGTTTGGCATCCGGAAGCGCATCCAGGACCACCTGGTGGAGCGAAGAATCCGCAGAAGCCGGCTGGTGACCAAAGATGGCCACTGCAACATTGAATTCGGCAACGTGAAGTACGGCAACCACTTTGCCTTCCTCGTGGACTTCTGGACGACCTTCGTAGAGTTCCGCTGGCGCTTTGTCCTCTTCTTCTTCATCGCCTCATTCACCCTGAGCTGGTTCATCTTCAGCCTGCTGTGGTTCTGGGTCGCCCGGAACAACGGGGACCTAACATGGCAGAACCCCCCAAGCAACCACATCCCCTGTATGTGGAATGTCTACGGTCTGACTAcggccttcctcttctccctggaGACCCAGACCACCATCGGGTATGGTGTACGCGCTGTCACCCCCCAATGTCCTGGTGCTGTAGCCCTCATCATTATCCAGACTCTCATAGGGGCCCTCATACATTGCTTCATGTGTGGAATCATCGTGTCCAAGATATCCCTTCCCAAGAAAAGGGCCAAGACCATCTCATTTAGTGAGGTGGCTGTCATCTGTCCTAAGAAGGACTTCCTTTGCCTTATGATAAGAGTGGCCAACTTACGCAAGACCCTGATGATCGGGAGCCAGATCTACGGCAAGCTGTTGAGGACAACAGTCAAACCCGATGGGGAGACAATCATCATGGACCAGGTGAACATTGAGTTCATGATGGACGCTGGGAAGGACAACCTCTTCTTTGTGTGCCCTCTCACACTCTACCATGTGATTGATAAGGCTAGCCCTTTTTTTGAGATGGCAGTGGACACTCTCCGTAAGCAGGAGTTTGAGCTGGTGGTCTTTCTGGAGGGTACAGCCGAGACCACTAGCTCAGCCTGCCAGGTCAGGACTTCCTTCATTCCTCAGGAGATCATGTGGGGTTACAACTTCCTACCCATCATCTCCCGCAGCAAAGAGGGCAAGTACAGAGTGGACTTCTCCAACTTCTCCAAGGTAGCGTCCGTTGCCACTGCACACTGTGCCTACTGCTTCCACAACATAATGGGACATCACCTCCCCTCCATTAATGTTATTGACAATGTTGGATTTGAAGTTATTGATATCCTAGAATAA